The window AGGACGGCAACGTCCGCCGCGGCGGCATCGGTCTCTGACACGCTGGCCGTCTTCGGCTCCGCCAATCTCGCGGCGAGGTCCGCGGCAACGGCATCACCTGTTCGCAGTGCACTGGTCACGGCGGCAACAGCATCGAGGATCTCGTTGAGACCGGTGAGATAGGTGGGCTCCGTCTCCTCGCCTGATAGCTCCTGCCCGAGCGCCGCCGCATCTGCGACCGCGATTTCATCAACCTGTTGCTTGAATGCTGCGATCACCGCGTCGTTGGCGCGGATGTCACTCGTGATCTTGTCTTCGAGGTAAGTCGAGTACTTCTCCAGAAGGTCGCGTGCAGCTCCAGATAGTGGCTGACGGCAGTACAGGCAACGGCTGGCGTCGTGCGCCTCAATCTGGACGAGGTGCTGGCGATACGCGTCACCGGCCTCAATGAAGTCGCTCCACGTCTCCTCTGGTTCAGCGGGCAGGTCTGCTGCCGTAAAGAGCTCCGAGCGGAATGCTTCGTAGTCGGTCGCCAGCTGCGTGCGCTTGACCAACGCATCGTTGTACATGGAGACATCGAGTGCGATGAGTGCGTCCGCTGCGTCCGCTGCTTGCTGGACGGCACGCTGCTCGCGCCGTCGTGCTGCGAGTTGAGTACCGATGGTGTTGGCGCGCAGCGCGGCCACTGCCTGCGTGAGAGTGTCGATCTTCGCTTCGACGTCCGGGTCGGTTGATCCCCTAGCTTTCAGGGCGACAAGGTCGGTCGAGGCGCCTAGCGTCTCGATTAGTGGGTAGATCGTCGACCCACGCTGGAATCGTGAGAGCAAGCCAGGTGGCCCACTCCCGAGGCTGGAGATTTCGGCGTCAATGTGCGCAGTCACTCCTTGGATGGCAGCGATGACGTGATTGAACAGCGCGAGGGCGGAGGGCACATAGACGTAGTCGAGATCGTCGTCCACGTGCGTGGAAACTGAAGGGCTATCGAAGATCGACATGCGTGTAAACGGCGAGACCCCCCGTTCGCCATGCCACTCCAACTCATGCAGATCATCGCCGAGCTTATAAGCCAGCTTGGCGTACTGGTCCGTCTCCTCCTCCGCGTCTACGTTGCCCAAGATCACGTCGGCCGTTCGACTCTCCGCCAGCGCCTTGAAGATGCGTGAGTAGCCGGTCTTGCCCGTGCCGTTCTCGCCGTAGAGGATCGTGAGCCCTTCATGAGGCTCAATCTCTGCACCTGTTACCAGCGCGTTGACACCCTGGACTTCTGAAAGCTTGCGGAGGCTGAGCGGAGGGGCTGCCTCGTCTTGGCGGGCTTCGGTGCTGAGCTTCGCGACTGCGTCGACCTCCCGCGGGTCGAGAGCCTTCTCTTGGCGAAACAGTTTGTAGGCCGATTCGACGACCGTCGCGCCGACCGGCCTTCCCGTCGCCAGTACCTCGGCGACAAGGAGCCGCACCCACTCATCGCTCTCGTTCGCCCAAAGAGCGAGCATGGCTCGTGGGTCGAAGGTCCCGTCGGCGTCCTCCGCCTCAGTCTCAGTAGCGTCCTCGGTCATGCGTCCGGCTAGCTTTTCCTCGAAGCCCGACTGGTCGAACTTGAGCGTCTTGGCGTTCTCCGACACCGTGCGGACCTTGCCGTCCTCGAAGCCGGTGGCGTTGGTGGCCTCGATCTCGATGCGGACGGTCAGCTGGGTGCCGTCGGCGGCGCGGAGGTTGGCAATCACCTCGTCGGCGATGTTCTTGAAGTCCATCGCGATCTTGTCGGAGTTGAGAGTCTTCACTCCGTAGAAGCGGGTCTTGGGCTTGACGAATACGACGTCGACCTTTGGTGCTGACGGGTCGTGCGATGTGGCGCCGCCGTGCTGCTCGACGAGGGCCGCGAGCTGCTCTTCGGACGACTCGGCTTCACGCTGTTTCGTCGCTACATCGGGACGCACGAGTAGGAGCGTGTCGGTCGCAACCGGTGCCGGACCCTTGTCCTCTGGAGTCCACAGACCGATGTAGCGGCCAGCGGCTTCGTCGTACCCGGTGGCGAGGGCGAACGCGTCGGTCACCCAGATCATCGGCAAGTCGACGATGCCCTCGTTGAGAACCTTCCTGTCTCGCAGACGCGGCATGTACGGGTACTGGCTGTACAGGCCCCAGAGCGCACCGAGCGTGACGTGGCCGTCCTTCCAGATCTGCGGCACCTTGTTGATCGCCAACCGGATGGTTGCAGCGGCCTGACGGGTCGAGAGGTCACCGTCATTGCCCAGACGCCTCGAAACCCGCTCTGCGAGTGACTGAGACTGACCCTCGACCTTGGTCTCGCGAATCAGGAAGGGCGAGCCCGGGTCCGGCTGCGTCGGGACAAGCGCCCAGGTGAAGCTCTGCAACAGACGCGCGGTGACGGTCTGGTCGGCCTGCGCCTGGCGCTGTGCGGCCTGGTTCTTCTGGTTCTGCGTGAGGTCGAGGTCGGCCTCGTTGGCGAGGACGTGCGTCCAGCCGAGGTAGTCACGGGTCGCGGCGTCGAGCTCTTCGAGTCGGGCCTCGTCGGCGGCCAGGTAGACAACCGTGTTGCGGTTGGCCCGGTTGGCGCTGCCGCGCTGCTCGGTCGCCTTCTGTGCGAATGCCTTCGCCTCCGACTCGGACTTGCCCTTGTGCGCGACCTTCGGGTGCAGGATCACAAGCCGGGCCTCGTCGGTGTCCGGGATATCGGCGTTCGTCTCGGGGCAAACGTGAACCCCCGCGAAGTCACCGCCCGTGCGGCCCTGCCCCTGGAGACGCTTGACGATCTCAGCCCACACATCCTCCTTGTGGAGACGCTCTGCCTGATCCTTGGCGGTGCGAGTGATGTTGGGCTGGAGGTCGTACCAGTACTTGCCCGAGCCCGAGTAAAAGTACGTAGCCCGGTCGCCGAGGGATGTCAGAGCGGCGTGGAAGTTGCCGGGCACATCACCGGGAACCGCCGTACCAAGGAAGACACGCTGAGTGCCGATGCCCTTCCGGGTCGAGCCAGGCGCGACAGTTGGGGCGGCTCCGAAGAACACCGTGCGGGCGAGACGCTTGGTCAGAGCGCGCTGGCCGAAGAGCGGCTTCTCTTTGTCAATGCGCGCCGGCTCGGAGTTCGGGCCGTCGACATCGGCGTCGATGATCGTCTTCCACGAGTCCTGGAGGTACTGCGTCAGCTCGGCGTTCACGTTCGCGGTGGCGAGCGGGATCGAGCCAGGCATGATCAGCGGAGAAGCATCCTCGCCGGCCCACAGGGCATGGATCACGGTGCTCATCAAACGCAGGACACCGCGGGTTCGTTGGAAGCGCTCCAACGAGGACCACTCCTCGTAGAGGGTGTCGAACAGCTCCGGGTGGATCGGATAGGTCCGCTTGATGCGGTCCTCGTAGGCCGCGTCCCGAACCTCGCGCGGGAAGTCGTCGGTGTACTTGCGGTACATCTCGACATACGCCTTGGCCGTTGCTCCGATGGACGCGAGCCCGGCGGCGTCAGGCTGCTTGAACAGTCGCTGCTTGACGATGTGATACGCCTCGTCGGACGAAGCCGGACGCCACTGGTCAGCCACGCGACGAACGACATTCTGGAGCCGCTTGAGGGCTTCGAGACCGTTGGCGCCACCAACTTCCTCTGCGTTGCCAACCGCAATCTGAGCGTCGTCACCGCTCTCCGACGCAGGGATCGAGATCGCCAGCAGCACACCAGCCGTGCCCTTGGATGCTTCGGTGAGCGACTGCGCGAAGGTGAACTGGTCATCGAAGGTGCCGCCGGCAAGGTCATCACGTCCGACGAGAGAACGGGCGTAAGCCACCCACTCGTCGATCAGAATGACCGCCGGCGCGTACTTGCTCAGCAACTCATGGAGGGCGTCGCCTGGATGGGTGCGGTCACGCGTCCGATTTCGCGACGAGGGCGTAGGCCTCCGGGCCGCCGAGCTGCCAGGCGAGCTCGCCCCAGATCGTGTTGACGCTGTGTGCCGTCGTCCTTGACCACACCGGAGGGGCTGAAGTGGTTGCCGACGATCGCGACACGGTTGACCTTCGTGCCCTGGTAGCCGTTGGCAAGCAACAGCTCCTGCGTCTCCTGCGGGAACTCACCCACCGGCAAGCCCGCGGCGACGTGCCACAGCGACAGCATCGAGTGGGTCTTGCCGCCACCGAAGTTGGTCTGGAGGTTGATCACCGGCGATGCGTTGTCATCACCGGACAGACGACGCACCGCGCGGCCGATCAGGTCGCTCAGACCTTCGGTGAGATAGGTGCGCTTGAAGAACTCGACCGGGTCGGCGTAGTCGGAGTCGACCTCGCCGCCAGTCGCGACCTTGTAGAGGTCGGCGGCGAACTCGGAGGCATGGAAGTTGCCGGTCGCGACGTCGTCGTGCGGCTGGAGCACTTCGCGCCACGGCTTCAGCCCACCAACTGCTTCGGGGTTGTCGACAGCGGCCTTGAGGACCTTCTTGTCGTCACGATCAGCCGTGACGCGGCGAAGGTTCAAGCGGATCGACTTCACCTGGTCTGCCTCCGACGGGCTTGCCTAGCAGCGTCATCAGGCGCTCGGCGGTGTCGAGCGCGCGGTAGGCGTCATCGTCGGTGAACGACCCGTTGTGCGCCCAAGTATTACGGGCATTCTTCAGCTCGGTTGCGAACGCCTCGCCAACCCGACCCGAGGGTGTCGGAGAACGGATACCAACGGGGCTTCACATTGTTAGTAATCGAGGACTCCGTCAGCATGCGCAGCTGGACTTGAGGGTCGAGGGGGTCATAGACCTTGCCCGCGTGTCCATCTTTCGCGGCGACGAGTTGCACCCAGTTGGCGCCGACCGCGGCGTCGACCGCTCCGATCACCGACGCGATGTAGTCGTCGAGGGCCGGCGCAATGACCTCGAACAGCTTTCCGATGCGGTCCCGGTTACTCAGTGCCATGTCACTCGTCCTCGTCGAACTCGAAAGCGCCCTGTGTCTGGCTGGGCTTCTTGGCGGACCGGGCGACCTCAAGGATCTCTGGCCAGCTCGTCACAAGGCTATTGAAGGACAGCGCGTCCTTCGTCCAACCGTTGCTCTCGGCGACGCGGAAGAGAAGGTGTGCCAACTCCTTCACGAGGTCGGCGTCCACCGCCCCGTCGGGTGCGGCTCAACGCTGCCTGGAGGAAGTCGCCAGCGGGCGCGATGCCGTCGCGCTCCAAGCACCTTGATCAGGTGGTGAAGGGCTTCCCAGTTGCTGGTGTGCATGTCCTTGACAGGGCTCGTAGTCCCAACTCAGGTCAGCATGGCTTGATGAGCTGCACCTTGCCTGCCGCGGCTGGTCAGGATGCCGTCCCGATCCATCGTGTCCACGGTGGTGTTGCGCGCATTCGCGATGCTGTTGGCGTCACCGAAAGAACCGACCGAGTAGCCATGCTGCCGATACCACGCGATAGCGAACCGCGACGGCGCAGTCAAAGTCACCCTCCTGCTCGTTGAGCACCTGGTCCAGGATCTCGTTGATGCGCGAGAGCGCTGATCGAACAGTCATCTTCGTAGCCGTCCGGCTCAAGAACCGCGCTGTAACGGCTGAACACGGCCATTCCGGGCCCAATGGCGGCTTGTGGGCAGGTCGACGGGAGCGACTTGATCCCTGCTGAAGCTTGCGGAGGGCGGTCGGGCAGCTCCGCTTTCCAACGTCGCAATGAACCCGCGGCGATCGGTGGTGTGCAGCTTCGTCCGGGCGTAGGGCGAAGCGAGAGCACGATCGAAGACGCAAGGGCATTCCGCCCAACGCTAATCATCCGACCGCTGCCTTCAGTTCGCACTGGCCAAGTCGATGTGATCTCCCAACCACTCCGGATCATTCCCTCGAGCAGGGTTTCCCAACCAGCTCGACGCCTCTCCTCCGGCGTCAGTTTCACTCTGTTTGAAGGCGTAGTACACGGTGATCGGAAAGTCTGGTCGCGCGACCGCTCGGGCCTGCGCGAAGACATCCTTGAATCCGGCCTCGAAGAACGCCTTCGCCTTGTCTTTGCCGCCATGCCGATACGGGTTGGCGACGAGTTCCTCGGCTTTCGGCACGAGCATCGTTGCCAGCAAGTCCGGATGTAGGTGCCGAATGCTCCGCCGGAGCCAAACGTAGAAGTAGTCGGATAGCCCCGAGTAGTCGATGTTGTCGTAGTACGGCGGATCTGTACTGATCAGGTACCCAGACGAAACAGAATCTGCGGCGTCTAGCTGGCGCGCTTCACCTGTCCCGAGAGGTAGCGCAGCAACGGCGTGAGCAATCCGGTCGACAACACCGCCAGCCTTCTCGATTCCGTGAGACTCCACGAAGTCCCAGACCATCGGGAGCGCCTGCCGAGCGAAGGTAGTCCTCGGGGACTCCGCCTGCTCTCGCCATGATGTGATGGTCGACGAAAGATTGGCGATGCCACTTGGAACCATGCCGAGGTACGTCGCAACCGCCGCTGCGTACTCGGCACTGCCGCCATCTTCCAGAACCCGCTTGCGAACCTGCTCGGCGAGGTCACTGTACGCAACAAGAACCGACAGCTGGCGGTTGGTGAACAGATCGACGACTTTAGTGAGACCGTACCGATAGACGTTGATTCGCCCGGGCCAGTCAGTGAGTTCGCCGGCAGGAAGGTCGTCGGGTGCCGGGACGGCAGCAGCCGACACCTGAATCGGGTCGGGCGCGAAATAGTTCCGCTTACGATTGCCTTCACCGACAACGGCCATCAACTGCTGACCGAGCCCGATCTCACGGCTCGTCTCACGGATGTAGTCGAACGGAACAGACGTCTGACATGAGAGACACTTCGCGCCCGTCCTTTCGACAGTTCCGTCACGTCCTGAGTCGGGCGCGTACGCCTTGTCGTGGCCGATCGCGAACTCCACGCGGTGCCCCGAAGGATGCGTAGCGTCGGGCACGATTGACGGAACAACGAAGGTTTCCTTGCCCTTCTTCTTCGCCAGCCACCACGACCTGACCAACGGCATTTCGATCCCGCACGCAGGGTTCGGGCAAGCAATCGTGCGCGCCCATATCCAAGCGACACCCGGCTTACCGCCTACCACGGGAAACATGTGGCCCACAAGCTTCTGAACTTCACCGTGCATCCACTCGCCGTAGGCGCGGATGTCCGCCGCTAGGCCCTCGGCCCCCCGCCATGTACGAATCTCCGCCTCCGCCGCGCCGGGGTGGACAGGCGCTTGGTTACGGAATGCTGAGGGAATCTCGATGAGTGCCTTGTTGATAAGGACAGCGACGGGATTCAAATCAGATGCATGCGCCTCAAGACCAAGGCGTTGTGCCTCGACCGGAATGGTGCCCCCTCCAGCGAACGGATCAAGGACGGGCGGCGGGTTGCCATCAGTTGAATCCAGAATCGCCTGCCGTGCCTCCCGGAGGAGTTGGTCGTCCCTGGTGTTCTCCCAAACGACAAGCCGCTCGATGATCCGGTGCAACCGTTCCCGCTCGGCGCGCTGTTCGGCGTCTGTCGGGAACTTGTCAGGTCGACTGCTGGGGTCGTCTACAAGCTGAGCGAACAGCACCGCCCGTGCAGCAGCCAGAGGCCGACGAGCCCACCAAAGATGAATCGTCGACGGGTGACCGTGACGGATGGCCTTCTCCCGGGCTGACTCCCGGTTGATCGCCTCCAGCGGCAGCGCCACCTCGATCAGCTTGCGCTTCTGCACTACAACGACCCCTCTGCCCGTCGCCGGGCATGACCAATGCGGCGCCCCAGGGGCGCCACGACTCTTTCCACGCCCCAACCTATCCGCGACGTCCGACAGATCGTGGCACTACGTCACTTCTGCATCATCGGACAAGGAACGGAGGACAAGCGTCCAGGATGGGGTTCAGCCAATCGCGGCCGCCACTGCCGCCCTCACCGCGTTGTCGTCCACCGCGGACGCGAGTCGGTGAAGCGCTCCGACCCGAAGCCGGTCAGTCAGGCTGTCCTCGGTGACCTCATCTGGCAAGCCGCTACGGATCCACTCCGTTGCGTTCATCGAGGAGCCATCGTCGTAGAGCGTTGCGAAGATCGCGGCAGGGTCCTCCACCCCGCGTGCGAGCACCTCGACGAGATCCTCGAAGTCCTGTGCAGAGATCACCCGAACGGGTGTTCGCGACGAAGCTGCGGGTGTCGTCGTGGCGGGAGCGACAATCGGAACCCCGACGTAGGTTCGTCCGCCCACCCGCGTCGTGACGTGCCTGTCCAGAGTGACGACAAGGCCGAACACCGGGATGTCGACCCCTGCCAGGTGTTTCGCTGACGCATCGACCTGGTCGAAGGCGCCCTGGTAGAGGTCGTCAATCAGCGAGCGATCGTCCCAAAGCCGGAGTTGGGCGGTGAGTGCCTGAAGTGTCGTCTTCGACTCAACTACCAGCACGAAGTTGCCGTCAGGCGGCATGAGCAAGAAGTCGGCTCTCGATGTGCGGGGGTCAGCATCTTCATCTAGGTCGGTAACTATCCAGCCGTCCGGCAGGCTCTCAGCGGCGATCCGCTGAAGGTATCCCTCGAACGCTGCCCCGGCGGCCTCTGTTCGCTCGCGCGTCCTCGCGGAGGCATCTGCACGGATCAACCGTATGTACAGTCCCGCGGTGCTCAGGGCGGACTCCAAATGCACCCGTGACGGAATAACGAGAGCATCGTCTGGCAGCCGGATGATCGGGAACCGCACGAGCGGCCCCAATCCACGAATAACGTCTTCACCAAGTCGTCGCTCGTCGTCACTGACGGCCTGTCGAATGCCGTCAAGGTCGGCGCTGAGGAGGTCAATGGACCGCGTCATGATGTAACCAACAGCCTCGGGCAGTTGGCCCAAGCGGGCGGCGGCGATCGTCCCATCGGGTCCGATCAACCCACTCATACCCATGACGCCGACGATCAGGTCCGTCAGCTCCATGCCCAACAAGTCTCGCCAAGCTGCACGCCCGATCTTGCCGGTCTCGGTGTCGGGGGCCAGAACCGCCAGCACCCGATGAATGTCAGCAAGCAGGGCCGATTGCCCGATGAGCTGCTGGGGAAGCATCCTGGCCATCGCGGCGTCAGTCAGATCGGTTCCGGCCCTCTTCATCAGTTCGGGGTCGACGACCTGCATCAGTCGGCTGCCAATCACACTCAACTGGTCGACGGAAATCGTCGTGGCACCTGATGTTAGAGCGGCCTCGTGCACAAGCCTGCTGACGATGAAGGGCTCCAGTGAGTTCGACGACCCCAGCCCTGCAATTATCGAAGCGGCCGAGTAGTCCGCCACCTGTTCGCGGAATTCCGCGAGGGTAGGCACCCCCGACATGTCTCGCATCAACCTCCGCTTCTGTGCCCGGCCCAGGTTGGACTCCGCGAGCCCCAGCGCGCTCAGTCGCGCTCGGTTGCGAGCTTTCCGCTCCCGATTCCTCGTTGACATCAAAACCAACCCCAGGCGATCGAAACCATCTCAGAACGGCTGCTTTCCCTTGGCCCATTGCTTCGCCCAGTCACCCCGTACACCCGTTGCATCAAAGTCGCCGAGGTCTGTCGTGGCAAATGGGTCATCGAGGTAGCGGACCTCGTCGTAGCTGCGCGCCCCGGGGGTCGACGCGGACGAGGGCGAGGCGGTAGCGCGGGACGGCGTTCTTGCCGGTCATCACTTCGTTGTGGGTGACGAAGAAGTCGGTGGCCCCTTCGATGCGGGCCTTGACCTCGATGCGGAACGTGTCGCCCTTCGCGTCACTGGAGAGGATGTCGAAGCCGGGGTTGTTGAACGCCTGCTCGACGGGCTTGCGACCGAGCTCTCGCTCCCGTGCGAGGACCAGGTCGACGCCGCGGCGCTCGACTTCCTTGGTCTCCTTGGCGTGGATAGGTGCGGTCGCGGGCAGGTCGGCTTCCAGCATCCCAACGGGGAGCACGAGCGCGGCGGTGACGATGCGGGGCGGCTTGGTCGACATCGAGCTGTTGCTGGTCGAGCAACTCCAGCCGCTTTCGAAGGCGTACGTCGAGTTCGACGGCCTTGCGGTTGAGGCTCTCCGACGACTCCTTGGGCTTGTCGCCCGGCCTGCTCCTTCTCCGACGCGATGGCGGCATCGAGGAGGAGGCGGTCGCGTTCGCCTTCGAGTCGCGTGGTGACGAGGGCGCGGGCCTTGTCGCAGCTCGGCGAGTCGTCGCGGCTGGACTTCGGCGAGGTACTCAGGCAACTGGTTGGCGATGATCCAGCTCGTCGCCGTGTCCTCGGCCTCGGCGAGCCAGGGCAAAGCTGACGGGCGGCGTCGGTGGCGCGGACTGTCGGGGTGCTGCGACGCAGTCGAGGTACGGAGCA of the Nocardioides sp. genome contains:
- a CDS encoding Swt1 family HEPN domain-containing protein, translating into MALSNRDRIGKLFEVIAPALDDYIASVIGAVDAAVGANWVQLVAAKDGHAGKVYDPLDPQVQLRMLTESSITNNVKPRWYPFSDTLGSGWRGVRNRAEECP
- a CDS encoding DUF1156 domain-containing protein — encoded protein: MQKRKLIEVALPLEAINRESAREKAIRHGHPSTIHLWWARRPLAAARAVLFAQLVDDPSSRPDKFPTDAEQRAERERLHRIIERLVVWENTRDDQLLREARQAILDSTDGNPPPVLDPFAGGGTIPVEAQRLGLEAHASDLNPVAVLINKALIEIPSAFRNQAPVHPGAAEAEIRTWRGAEGLAADIRAYGEWMHGEVQKLVGHMFPVVGGKPGVAWIWARTIACPNPACGIEMPLVRSWWLAKKKGKETFVVPSIVPDATHPSGHRVEFAIGHDKAYAPDSGRDGTVERTGAKCLSCQTSVPFDYIRETSREIGLGQQLMAVVGEGNRKRNYFAPDPIQVSAAAVPAPDDLPAGELTDWPGRINVYRYGLTKVVDLFTNRQLSVLVAYSDLAEQVRKRVLEDGGSAEYAAAVATYLGMVPSGIANLSSTITSWREQAESPRTTFARQALPMVWDFVESHGIEKAGGVVDRIAHAVAALPLGTGEARQLDAADSVSSGYLISTDPPYYDNIDYSGLSDYFYVWLRRSIRHLHPDLLATMLVPKAEELVANPYRHGGKDKAKAFFEAGFKDVFAQARAVARPDFPITVYYAFKQSETDAGGEASSWLGNPARGNDPEWLGDHIDLASAN
- a CDS encoding DUF3883 domain-containing protein, which translates into the protein MSTKPPRIVTAALVLPVGMLEADLPATAPIHAKETKEVERRGVDLVLARERELGRKPVEQAFNNPGFDILSSDAKGDTFRIEVKARIEGATDFFVTHNEVMTGKNAVPRYRLALVRVDPRGAQLRRGPLPR
- a CDS encoding DUF499 domain-containing protein, yielding MLSKYAPAVILIDEWVAYARSLVGRDDLAGGTFDDQFTFAQSLTEASKGTAGVLLAISIPASESGDDAQIAVGNAEEVGGANGLEALKRLQNVVRRVADQWRPASSDEAYHIVKQRLFKQPDAAGLASIGATAKAYVEMYRKYTDDFPREVRDAAYEDRIKRTYPIHPELFDTLYEEWSSLERFQRTRGVLRLMSTVIHALWAGEDASPLIMPGSIPLATANVNAELTQYLQDSWKTIIDADVDGPNSEPARIDKEKPLFGQRALTKRLARTVFFGAAPTVAPGSTRKGIGTQRVFLGTAVPGDVPGNFHAALTSLGDRATYFYSGSGKYWYDLQPNITRTAKDQAERLHKEDVWAEIVKRLQGQGRTGGDFAGVHVCPETNADIPDTDEARLVILHPKVAHKGKSESEAKAFAQKATEQRGSANRANRNTVVYLAADEARLEELDAATRDYLGWTHVLANEADLDLTQNQKNQAAQRQAQADQTVTARLLQSFTWALVPTQPDPGSPFLIRETKVEGQSQSLAERVSRRLGNDGDLSTRQAAATIRLAINKVPQIWKDGHVTLGALWGLYSQYPYMPRLRDRKVLNEGIVDLPMIWVTDAFALATGYDEAAGRYIGLWTPEDKGPAPVATDTLLLVRPDVATKQREAESSEEQLAALVEQHGGATSHDPSAPKVDVVFVKPKTRFYGVKTLNSDKIAMDFKNIADEVIANLRAADGTQLTVRIEIEATNATGFEDGKVRTVSENAKTLKFDQSGFEEKLAGRMTEDATETEAEDADGTFDPRAMLALWANESDEWVRLLVAEVLATGRPVGATVVESAYKLFRQEKALDPREVDAVAKLSTEARQDEAAPPLSLRKLSEVQGVNALVTGAEIEPHEGLTILYGENGTGKTGYSRIFKALAESRTADVILGNVDAEEETDQYAKLAYKLGDDLHELEWHGERGVSPFTRMSIFDSPSVSTHVDDDLDYVYVPSALALFNHVIAAIQGVTAHIDAEISSLGSGPPGLLSRFQRGSTIYPLIETLGASTDLVALKARGSTDPDVEAKIDTLTQAVAALRANTIGTQLAARRREQRAVQQAADAADALIALDVSMYNDALVKRTQLATDYEAFRSELFTAADLPAEPEETWSDFIEAGDAYRQHLVQIEAHDASRCLYCRQPLSGAARDLLEKYSTYLEDKITSDIRANDAVIAAFKQQVDEIAVADAAALGQELSGEETEPTYLTGLNEILDAVAAVTSALRTGDAVAADLAARLAEPKTASVSETDAAAADVAVLDEQSQDRSKALEGRQAELLELKDAAELTKSWAVIETQVTAAKEADQLRTLKRPLPQLTRGVTELSKAASDQLINQSFDALFIEECEALRAPALKVQFVGREGRAQRRKVLSGRHKPSKVLSEGEQKVLALADFLAEARLAGITAPVIFDDPVSSLDHRRVREVAERVVRLSQDNQVMIFTHDILFTTTLLALSEKSKRCTYFQITDEEGKGKVTRASHPRWDTLNGIKGKINTTIEAAKNVEGEARDALVRVGYGWVRSWCEVFTETELLQGVSQRYQPNIGMTKLEKINTERLGEIIPKITEVFEDACRYIDGHSQPLATLGVSPTLTGLEEQWAELQELKKVNDGKA